The following are encoded in a window of Mycobacterium vicinigordonae genomic DNA:
- a CDS encoding LLM class flavin-dependent oxidoreductase encodes MVTLDVLYSAASHPWPQLREKVLRAEADGFGTAWVFDHLSGAMLAGSRMLECFTLAGALAAVTSSIKVGTLVVNAANRPAGVTVAAAASVQEISGGRFVFGLGAGSAPGSPWSREHELVGITLSDSMRQRHAHLRDVLDMCDVQWDPNRPAQWAGFPLPDPRPAVLLGVNSVALAEIAGLRCDAVNVALEHPRIGEFFEAARAARAASARPDAALLLNAWTTLSEESLDPGGEAQRRIAELGGDGLILLG; translated from the coding sequence ATGGTGACACTCGACGTGCTCTACAGCGCGGCTTCCCATCCCTGGCCGCAGCTGCGCGAGAAGGTGCTGCGCGCTGAAGCTGACGGGTTCGGGACGGCGTGGGTTTTCGACCACCTCTCGGGTGCGATGTTGGCCGGTTCCCGGATGCTGGAGTGCTTCACCCTGGCCGGCGCGCTGGCCGCGGTGACGTCATCGATCAAGGTCGGCACCCTGGTGGTGAACGCCGCCAACCGGCCCGCCGGTGTGACGGTCGCCGCTGCCGCCTCGGTGCAGGAAATCAGCGGTGGGCGCTTCGTGTTCGGGCTCGGTGCGGGTTCGGCACCGGGCAGTCCGTGGTCACGCGAGCACGAACTGGTCGGGATCACGCTCAGCGACTCGATGCGACAGCGGCATGCGCACTTGCGCGATGTGCTTGACATGTGTGACGTCCAGTGGGACCCGAATCGGCCGGCACAATGGGCGGGGTTTCCGCTGCCCGACCCTCGACCAGCGGTATTACTGGGAGTCAACAGTGTCGCACTGGCCGAGATCGCCGGCCTGCGATGCGATGCGGTCAACGTGGCGCTCGAGCACCCGCGCATCGGCGAGTTCTTCGAGGCGGCCCGTGCCGCGCGAGCGGCATCCGCGCGGCCGGATGCTGCGCTGCTGCTCAACGCCTGGACGACGCTGTCCGAGGAGTCTCTCGATCCCGGCGGCGAGGCGCAGCGTCGCATTGCCGAGTTGGGCGGCGACGGACTGATCCTGCTCGGGTAG
- a CDS encoding dihydrolipoyl dehydrogenase family protein, with product MTEHDFDVVVLGAGPVGENVADRTRVAGLSVAIVERELAGGECSYWACVPSKALLRPVIALADARRVDGARQAVRGALDAASTFARRDHYVGNWDDSGQADWIAGTGATLIRGHGRLAGPRRVTVAEPGGAEITLTARHAVVVCTGTRAALPELPGIDDARPWTNRQGTDSSSVPCRLAIVGAGGVGVELATAWQGLGASVTLLVRSKLLPRMEPFVGELIEKGLTEAGVDVRKGVSVTALSRPGPVLAELDDGSTLEVDEILFATGRAPQTDDIGLDTVGLEPGSWLEVDDTCRVRAIGEGWLYAAGDVNHRALLTHQGKYQARIVGAVIAARAHGQALDTAPWSEHTATADHHAVPQAFFTDPEAASVGLTAEQAAQHGHRAKIVDVEIGDVVTGAKLFADGYTGRARMVVGVDDDRVLGVTMVGPGVTEMVHAATVAVAGQVPIDRLWHAVPCFPTISELWLRLLEAYRDSDYVLV from the coding sequence ATGACCGAGCACGACTTCGACGTCGTGGTGCTGGGCGCGGGGCCGGTTGGCGAGAATGTCGCGGACCGGACCCGGGTCGCGGGCTTGAGCGTCGCGATCGTCGAACGCGAACTCGCCGGTGGCGAGTGCTCGTACTGGGCCTGCGTACCGAGCAAGGCGCTGCTGCGTCCAGTCATCGCGCTGGCCGACGCGCGCCGTGTCGACGGCGCACGCCAGGCGGTCCGCGGCGCGCTTGATGCCGCAAGCACGTTCGCCCGCCGGGACCACTACGTCGGCAATTGGGATGACTCCGGCCAGGCCGACTGGATCGCTGGCACCGGCGCGACGCTGATCCGCGGGCACGGCCGGTTGGCGGGTCCGCGCCGGGTCACGGTCGCCGAGCCCGGGGGTGCTGAGATCACGCTGACCGCGCGGCATGCCGTCGTCGTGTGCACCGGAACACGGGCAGCGCTGCCCGAACTGCCCGGCATCGACGATGCCCGACCGTGGACCAATCGGCAAGGCACCGATAGTAGTTCGGTCCCGTGCCGGCTCGCGATCGTCGGCGCCGGTGGTGTTGGCGTTGAATTGGCAACGGCCTGGCAGGGTTTGGGCGCATCAGTCACCCTGCTGGTGCGTTCGAAGTTGTTGCCGCGGATGGAGCCGTTCGTCGGCGAACTCATCGAAAAGGGGCTGACCGAGGCGGGCGTCGACGTCCGCAAAGGCGTGTCGGTGACCGCGCTGAGCAGACCCGGCCCGGTGCTGGCCGAACTTGACGACGGCAGCACGCTGGAGGTCGACGAGATACTCTTCGCCACCGGACGCGCGCCGCAAACCGACGACATCGGCTTGGACACAGTCGGATTGGAGCCGGGAAGCTGGCTGGAAGTGGACGACACCTGCCGCGTGCGGGCCATCGGCGAGGGATGGTTGTATGCCGCCGGTGACGTCAACCACCGCGCGCTGCTGACCCATCAAGGCAAGTACCAGGCCCGGATCGTCGGGGCAGTCATCGCCGCTCGAGCGCACGGGCAGGCACTGGACACCGCGCCGTGGAGTGAGCACACCGCCACCGCCGACCACCACGCGGTGCCGCAGGCGTTCTTCACCGACCCGGAGGCGGCGTCGGTGGGACTGACCGCCGAGCAGGCCGCGCAACATGGCCACCGCGCCAAGATCGTCGACGTGGAGATCGGCGACGTCGTCACCGGCGCCAAGCTGTTCGCCGACGGGTACACCGGTCGGGCGCGGATGGTGGTTGGCGTCGACGACGATCGCGTGCTCGGTGTGACGATGGTGGGCCCCGGGGTTACCGAAATGGTGCATGCTGCCACGGTCGCGGTCGCCGGGCAGGTGCCCATCGACCGGTTGTGGCACGCGGTGCCGTGCTTCCCGACGATCAGCGAGCTGTGGCTCAGACTCCTTGAAGCGTACCGGGATTCGGATTACGTGTTGGTCTAG
- a CDS encoding ATPase, with protein MTEMRQLHVYDCALMGAVQLRMILATMLFAGSVVVALVVVVPAQADPETCPPLCDQIPASAWMAHRSVPLDAVYRWPPLASRAVPVTGTTPQFRFEQVCATPAFPQDTRNSTVAARVTVTQPDGQWQLQAQIMHWRGDTARGGALAASVLGTAVAALRACQLGAPAQSPSITDDEPTRMAAVIAGPVLMHTYLVAHVASSTISELTLWATGSPEVAWPVISDAAVLDAMTAPLCEAYIASCS; from the coding sequence ATGACCGAAATGCGTCAGTTGCATGTCTACGATTGTGCCCTGATGGGGGCGGTGCAGCTGCGGATGATTCTGGCGACGATGTTGTTCGCCGGCAGCGTCGTCGTTGCACTAGTCGTGGTGGTGCCTGCGCAGGCCGACCCGGAGACCTGCCCGCCGCTCTGTGACCAGATCCCGGCAAGCGCGTGGATGGCTCACCGGTCGGTGCCGCTGGATGCGGTGTATCGGTGGCCGCCGCTGGCAAGCCGAGCGGTGCCGGTGACTGGGACCACGCCGCAGTTCAGGTTCGAGCAGGTGTGCGCCACTCCGGCCTTTCCGCAGGACACGCGCAATTCGACCGTCGCGGCCCGCGTGACGGTGACGCAGCCCGACGGTCAGTGGCAGCTGCAGGCCCAGATCATGCACTGGCGCGGAGACACCGCCCGCGGCGGCGCGCTCGCTGCGTCGGTCTTGGGCACAGCGGTAGCCGCCCTGCGGGCGTGCCAGTTGGGCGCACCCGCGCAGTCGCCGTCGATCACCGACGATGAGCCGACCCGAATGGCAGCCGTGATCGCCGGCCCGGTCCTGATGCACACCTATTTGGTCGCGCACGTCGCCAGCAGCACGATCAGCGAGCTGACCTTGTGGGCGACCGGGTCTCCCGAGGTGGCTTGGCCGGTGATCTCCGATGCCGCCGTACTGGACGCAATGACCGCCCCGTTGTGCGAGGCCTACATCGCGTCGTGTTCGTGA
- the purQ gene encoding phosphoribosylformylglycinamidine synthase subunit PurQ gives MTARIGVITFPGSLDDVDAARAARMVGAEVVNLWHADADLKGVDAVVVPGGFSYGDYLRAGAIARFAPVMGEVVAAAGRGMPVLGICNGFQVLCEAGLLPGALTRNVGLHFVCRDVWLRVASTATAWTSRFEPDADLLIPLKSGEGRYVAPTRVLDELEGEDRVVFRYRDNINGSQNDIAGVSSANRRVVGLMPHPEHAIEALTGPSDDGLGLFYSALDAVLTA, from the coding sequence GTGACGGCCCGCATCGGCGTCATCACCTTTCCCGGCAGCCTCGACGACGTGGATGCCGCGCGCGCCGCGCGCATGGTGGGCGCCGAGGTGGTGAACCTCTGGCATGCCGACGCCGACCTCAAAGGCGTCGATGCAGTGGTGGTGCCCGGCGGCTTCTCCTACGGTGACTACCTGCGCGCGGGAGCGATCGCGCGGTTCGCCCCAGTGATGGGCGAAGTGGTCGCCGCCGCTGGCCGGGGTATGCCGGTGTTGGGCATTTGCAACGGTTTTCAAGTCCTCTGTGAGGCCGGCCTGCTGCCCGGGGCGCTGACCCGCAATGTGGGCCTGCACTTCGTCTGCCGCGACGTCTGGCTGCGCGTGGCATCGACAGCGACGGCCTGGACGTCGCGCTTCGAGCCTGATGCCGACCTCTTGATTCCGCTGAAGTCCGGCGAGGGCCGCTACGTGGCACCCACCCGGGTGCTCGACGAACTGGAAGGCGAGGACCGGGTGGTGTTCCGCTACCGGGACAACATCAACGGTTCGCAGAACGACATCGCCGGTGTTTCCTCGGCGAACCGGCGGGTGGTCGGCCTGATGCCACACCCCGAGCACGCGATCGAAGCGCTGACCGGCCCATCCGATGACGGGTTGGGCTTGTTCTACTCCGCGCTCGACGCGGTGCTGACCGCCTGA
- a CDS encoding NAD-dependent epimerase/dehydratase family protein yields the protein MAEKVLVTGGFGLVGSQTVRLLAIQGHHVVATDLGTPAHRKAAKALPAGAQAHWADLTDPKAVAELVAQVEPTVVIHLAAVIPPVIYGQPELARRVNVDATVSLLRAAESCPRPPRFIQASSNAVHGARNPHHHPELLTAESPLAPSDIYGAHKAEAEQCVRNSELPWGILRLGGVMSVDPGAMPFTFDALYFESALPADGRMHSVDVRDVAVAFAAATTAPATDVIGEILLVAGDESHRLLQGEVGAALAAARGLEDVLPGGRPGDPDSDEDWFVTDWMDTTHAQRVLAFQHHRWPDMLTEMRAATGWRQHPMRLMAPLVRLILKRRAAYRNAPGRYANPWGAIRAKLGEPRPDKVLTGRLAAGSACIE from the coding sequence ATGGCCGAAAAAGTACTAGTTACAGGAGGATTCGGGCTTGTCGGATCGCAAACTGTGCGACTGCTGGCCATTCAGGGGCACCACGTGGTGGCCACCGACCTTGGGACTCCGGCGCATCGCAAGGCAGCCAAGGCGCTGCCCGCTGGAGCACAGGCTCACTGGGCAGACCTCACCGATCCGAAGGCGGTCGCAGAGCTGGTCGCTCAGGTCGAGCCGACGGTCGTCATCCACCTGGCCGCGGTGATCCCGCCGGTCATCTATGGCCAGCCCGAACTCGCGCGTCGAGTCAACGTCGACGCGACGGTGTCATTGCTGCGTGCCGCCGAATCGTGCCCGCGGCCGCCCCGCTTCATCCAGGCGTCCAGCAACGCCGTGCACGGCGCCCGCAATCCGCACCATCATCCGGAGTTACTGACCGCCGAAAGCCCCCTCGCCCCGTCTGACATCTATGGAGCGCACAAGGCGGAGGCCGAGCAGTGTGTACGGAATTCGGAACTGCCGTGGGGCATATTGCGGCTGGGCGGCGTGATGAGCGTCGACCCCGGCGCGATGCCGTTCACGTTTGACGCCCTCTATTTCGAGAGCGCGCTTCCCGCGGACGGGCGGATGCACAGTGTTGACGTCCGTGACGTGGCGGTCGCGTTCGCCGCCGCGACAACCGCGCCCGCGACAGACGTCATCGGCGAGATTCTGCTGGTCGCCGGTGACGAATCGCACCGGCTGTTGCAGGGGGAGGTCGGGGCGGCGTTGGCGGCCGCTCGCGGTCTGGAAGACGTGTTGCCTGGTGGGCGCCCCGGCGACCCCGACAGCGACGAGGACTGGTTCGTCACCGATTGGATGGACACCACCCACGCCCAGCGGGTGTTGGCCTTTCAGCACCACCGGTGGCCGGACATGCTGACCGAGATGCGCGCCGCCACCGGTTGGCGGCAACACCCGATGCGGTTGATGGCCCCCTTGGTCCGGTTGATACTCAAACGGCGTGCGGCATACCGCAACGCGCCGGGACGCTACGCGAACCCGTGGGGTGCTATCCGTGCCAAACTTGGCGAACCGCGGCCAGACAAGGTGCTCACCGGCCGCTTGGCCGCGGGTTCAGCTTGCATCGAGTAG
- a CDS encoding zinc-binding alcohol dehydrogenase family protein — MTVSDKVAHALPTAPAVVRDQHNGETMRAIVLARFGGLDSLVYTDIPKPLPRDGEVVIAVKGFGINHAEAHMRRGEWAEAAEVSGIECVGLVDACPGGEFPIGAKVAALMGGLGRTVNGSYAQYTRVRVENVAALDSDLPWAQLAALPETYATAWTCLFRNLALVAGQTLLIRGATSSFGQAALKMAVAAGAQVLATTRNPARAPTLRKLGAVRVELERTDLAAHIAEAKRIDAVLDLVGNSTILDSLDMLRRGGTACLAGWLGGLDPIGDFNPLLRMASGVNLNFFGSFVFGTPSFPLSDVPLQDIAKQVAEGRLDAAPSRVFSFDQIHQAHQVMEAGEAGGKMVVVLD; from the coding sequence ATGACTGTTTCGGACAAAGTCGCCCACGCACTGCCTACCGCACCGGCGGTGGTACGCGACCAGCACAACGGTGAAACCATGCGGGCGATCGTGTTGGCACGCTTCGGCGGCCTGGACAGCCTGGTCTATACCGACATCCCCAAACCGTTGCCGAGGGACGGCGAAGTGGTGATCGCAGTCAAAGGCTTCGGTATCAACCACGCCGAAGCGCATATGCGTCGCGGCGAGTGGGCCGAGGCGGCCGAAGTGAGCGGGATCGAGTGCGTCGGCCTGGTGGACGCCTGCCCCGGCGGTGAGTTTCCAATCGGGGCCAAAGTCGCTGCCCTAATGGGCGGGCTGGGCCGAACCGTCAATGGCAGCTATGCGCAATACACCCGGGTACGTGTGGAGAACGTCGCGGCGCTCGACTCCGACCTGCCATGGGCACAGTTGGCGGCTCTGCCCGAGACGTACGCGACCGCGTGGACCTGTTTGTTCCGCAACCTCGCGCTGGTGGCGGGCCAGACCCTGTTGATCCGTGGTGCGACTTCGTCTTTCGGTCAAGCCGCCCTGAAGATGGCGGTCGCCGCTGGCGCACAAGTCCTCGCGACGACGCGGAACCCAGCACGCGCCCCCACACTGAGGAAACTGGGCGCCGTGCGAGTCGAGCTGGAGCGAACCGACCTCGCCGCGCACATTGCCGAAGCTAAGCGGATCGACGCCGTGCTGGATCTCGTCGGCAACAGCACCATTCTGGATTCCCTGGACATGCTGCGCCGCGGCGGCACGGCCTGCTTAGCGGGATGGCTGGGTGGCCTGGACCCGATCGGAGATTTCAACCCGTTACTGCGGATGGCGAGCGGAGTAAACCTGAACTTCTTCGGCAGCTTCGTGTTCGGCACACCGAGCTTCCCGCTGTCCGACGTTCCGCTGCAGGACATCGCCAAGCAAGTTGCCGAAGGGCGCCTCGACGCCGCGCCCAGCCGGGTGTTCTCCTTCGATCAGATTCACCAGGCACACCAGGTGATGGAGGCGGGAGAGGCCGGCGGAAAAATGGTCGTGGTCCTGGACTAG
- a CDS encoding haloacid dehalogenase type II produces MAPSVLIFDVNETLIDIDSLAPLFDELFGDPRVLREWFGQLVTYSMTVTLSSSYVDFFTLARGVLRMLAEVHGVQVSEADLDRIGTGMRRMPAHPDAAAALALLRDNGFRLATLTNSPHLAADRTPLEEAGLAEFFECQLSVDSCREFKPAPTVYRYACRELAAAPGDCMMVAAHVWDLLGAQSIGMHTALITRPGNPPLPVAGLPQPDLVAADLGALVRRLTP; encoded by the coding sequence GTGGCGCCCTCTGTGCTGATCTTCGACGTCAACGAGACGTTGATCGATATCGATTCCCTGGCACCACTTTTCGATGAATTGTTCGGCGATCCGCGGGTGCTGCGCGAGTGGTTCGGTCAACTCGTGACGTATTCAATGACCGTGACACTGTCGAGCAGCTATGTCGACTTCTTCACGCTGGCGCGCGGTGTGCTGCGCATGCTCGCCGAGGTGCACGGCGTACAGGTGAGCGAGGCCGACCTCGACCGGATCGGTACCGGCATGCGCCGGATGCCCGCACATCCCGATGCCGCAGCAGCGCTGGCGCTACTGCGCGACAACGGTTTTCGGTTGGCCACATTGACCAATTCCCCCCATCTCGCGGCAGACCGGACACCGCTGGAGGAAGCCGGATTGGCGGAGTTTTTCGAGTGCCAGCTCAGCGTCGACTCCTGCCGGGAGTTCAAGCCGGCCCCAACGGTCTACCGCTACGCCTGCCGGGAACTCGCGGCCGCGCCCGGCGACTGCATGATGGTGGCCGCGCACGTCTGGGACCTGCTCGGCGCACAGAGCATCGGGATGCACACCGCGCTGATCACCCGGCCCGGCAATCCGCCGCTACCCGTCGCCGGCCTACCCCAACCGGATCTTGTCGCCGCCGATCTCGGCGCGCTCGTCCGCCGTCTCACGCCATGA
- a CDS encoding MBL fold metallo-hydrolase, producing MQLTHFGHSCLLAEFGQTKVLFDPGSFAHGFEGITGLSAILITHQHPDHVDVSRLPALLEGNPDAPLYADPQTTAQLGQPCRAVHVGDELSVGQLTIRALGGRHAVIHPEIPVIENISFVIGDGEHPARLMHPGDALFVPDEPVDVLATPAAAPWMKISEAVDYLRAVNPTRAVPIHQGIVAPEARGIYYGRLTEMTDTDFQVLPEEDGVTF from the coding sequence ATGCAACTGACGCATTTCGGTCATTCGTGCCTACTCGCCGAGTTCGGTCAAACGAAAGTCTTATTTGACCCCGGCAGCTTCGCCCACGGCTTCGAGGGCATCACCGGCCTGTCGGCGATCCTGATCACCCACCAGCACCCCGACCATGTCGACGTCTCGCGGCTGCCGGCGTTATTGGAGGGCAACCCGGACGCGCCGTTGTACGCCGACCCGCAGACCACCGCGCAGCTGGGCCAGCCGTGTCGGGCGGTGCACGTCGGTGACGAGCTTTCGGTGGGGCAGCTGACCATTCGAGCCCTCGGCGGTCGGCATGCGGTGATTCATCCGGAAATCCCTGTGATAGAGAACATCTCGTTTGTGATCGGCGACGGCGAACACCCGGCCAGGCTGATGCATCCCGGGGACGCGTTGTTCGTGCCGGACGAACCGGTGGACGTGTTGGCCACACCCGCTGCGGCACCGTGGATGAAAATCTCGGAGGCCGTCGATTACCTGCGGGCGGTGAATCCCACGCGGGCGGTTCCCATCCACCAGGGCATCGTGGCACCCGAGGCGCGGGGTATCTACTACGGACGGCTCACCGAGATGACCGACACCGACTTCCAGGTGCTGCCAGAGGAGGACGGCGTCACCTTCTGA
- the purS gene encoding phosphoribosylformylglycinamidine synthase subunit PurS — translation MARVVVHVMPKAEILDPQGQAIVGALGRLGHRGVSDVRQGKRFELEVDDTVDDTVLAEIAESLLANTVIEDWTITRETR, via the coding sequence TTGGCCCGGGTGGTCGTGCATGTGATGCCCAAAGCGGAGATTCTCGACCCGCAGGGTCAGGCAATCGTCGGCGCGCTGGGCAGGCTGGGCCATCGCGGCGTCTCGGATGTCCGGCAGGGCAAGCGGTTTGAGTTGGAGGTCGACGACACCGTCGACGACACCGTGCTGGCCGAGATCGCCGAGTCGCTATTGGCCAACACGGTGATCGAGGACTGGACGATCACCCGGGAAACACGGTGA
- a CDS encoding lysophospholipid acyltransferase family protein encodes MNGSDSPDGREIAKWDPSFTKRVIDTVAPAVRRWHRAEVRNLENIPAAGGALVVSNHSGGMFTPDVFIFSPAYYDAFGYDRPVYTLGHYGLFIGPMDGWLRRLGVIEASRENAAAALHSGALVLVFPGGDYDSYRPTFEANTVDFNGRTGYVTTAVEAGVPIVPTVSIGAQETQLFLTRGNWLARKLGLTKARMDILPVSFGFPFGLSVIFPPNLPLPAKIVTEVLEPIDVVARFGTHPDVAEVDAHVRSVMQAALDRLSAQRRLPVLG; translated from the coding sequence ATGAACGGCAGCGACAGTCCAGACGGACGCGAGATCGCCAAGTGGGACCCCTCCTTCACCAAGCGGGTAATCGACACCGTCGCGCCCGCGGTCAGGCGGTGGCATCGCGCCGAGGTGCGAAACCTGGAGAACATTCCGGCGGCGGGCGGCGCACTGGTGGTGTCCAACCACTCCGGCGGCATGTTCACCCCGGACGTGTTCATCTTCTCGCCGGCCTATTACGACGCCTTCGGCTACGACCGACCCGTCTACACGCTCGGCCACTACGGGCTGTTCATCGGTCCGATGGACGGCTGGCTGCGCCGGCTCGGGGTGATCGAGGCAAGCCGGGAGAATGCCGCCGCTGCGCTGCACTCAGGTGCGCTGGTGCTGGTGTTTCCCGGCGGCGACTACGACTCCTACCGACCGACGTTCGAAGCGAACACCGTGGACTTCAACGGCCGCACCGGCTACGTCACCACCGCCGTCGAAGCTGGGGTGCCGATCGTGCCGACGGTGTCGATCGGCGCCCAAGAAACCCAACTGTTCCTCACCAGGGGCAACTGGCTGGCTCGCAAGCTGGGGCTGACCAAGGCCCGAATGGACATCCTGCCGGTCAGCTTCGGGTTTCCCTTCGGCCTCAGCGTGATCTTCCCGCCGAACCTGCCGCTGCCGGCCAAGATCGTGACCGAGGTGCTCGAGCCGATCGATGTCGTCGCGCGATTCGGCACCCATCCCGATGTCGCCGAGGTCGACGCCCACGTCCGCTCGGTGATGCAGGCCGCGCTCGACCGGCTATCCGCCCAGCGCCGACTGCCCGTACTGGGCTGA
- a CDS encoding cupin domain-containing protein, with amino-acid sequence MATSDGFHPDFDAAQVEARSKRVHHVKASELSSDTAQTAGLQRFAAISGMSVGASKIWMGETYVQPDTASDNHHHGDSETAIYVRSGNPEFVFHDGVQEVRIKTQPGDYIFVPPLVPHREENPDPTTPAEVVIARSSQEAIVVNLPNLYPL; translated from the coding sequence ATGGCAACCTCGGACGGATTCCATCCCGATTTCGACGCGGCCCAGGTCGAAGCCCGCAGCAAACGAGTCCACCATGTCAAGGCTTCCGAGCTAAGTTCCGACACCGCGCAGACGGCCGGGTTGCAGCGATTCGCCGCCATCAGCGGGATGTCGGTGGGTGCCTCGAAGATCTGGATGGGTGAGACCTACGTCCAGCCCGACACAGCGTCGGACAACCATCACCACGGCGATTCCGAGACCGCGATCTATGTGCGAAGCGGTAACCCAGAGTTCGTGTTCCACGACGGCGTGCAGGAAGTGCGCATAAAGACCCAACCCGGCGACTACATTTTCGTGCCACCGTTAGTGCCGCACCGGGAGGAGAACCCGGACCCCACCACGCCCGCCGAAGTCGTCATCGCCCGCTCCAGCCAGGAGGCCATCGTGGTGAACCTGCCGAATCTCTATCCCCTGTAG
- a CDS encoding WS/DGAT/MGAT family O-acyltransferase yields MKRLNGMDAMLLYSETPNLHTHTLKVAVIDPGATLFGFEAFRRHLIERLHLLEPLRYRLVEMPWRLGHPMWQQNCDLDLDYHLRRVRIPAPGGRRELDQVIGGIASTPLNRSRPLWEFHFAEGLAGGRFAVIGKVHHSLADGVASANLLARMMNLVEITTADCENDCTTGTLDLLRATVSEQLRQLAALPGLVRDAARGAARVRRRTRERGDHPDLATTFDAPPTFLNNHVVSPQRRFASAALPLADVKATAAEFGVTINDLILSMAAGGLRTLLLDYDGVADRPIIASVPTATDKSDRVTGNEISGLSVSLPVHVADPIKRLRLVALATRFAKEDHEILGPTLYGRMMSYLPAAIAPAMFRWLARRDAPNRIMNVAVSSVMGPRRRGDFAGAPVSEIYSTGVLSPAAPVNITVWSYADQVGIAVLTDDQTFTDAHDATSALTAAFDELRSATALYASLTA; encoded by the coding sequence ATGAAACGACTGAACGGCATGGACGCGATGCTGCTCTACAGCGAGACGCCCAACCTACACACGCACACCCTGAAAGTGGCCGTGATCGACCCAGGCGCAACACTTTTCGGATTCGAGGCATTTCGCCGCCATCTCATCGAACGCCTGCACCTGCTGGAGCCGTTGCGTTACCGGCTGGTCGAGATGCCCTGGCGGCTCGGCCACCCGATGTGGCAGCAGAATTGTGACCTCGACCTGGACTACCACCTGCGGCGGGTGCGGATACCGGCGCCCGGCGGCCGCCGCGAACTGGACCAGGTGATCGGTGGGATCGCTTCGACGCCGCTGAATCGCAGCCGTCCGCTGTGGGAGTTCCATTTCGCCGAGGGGCTGGCCGGCGGGCGGTTCGCGGTGATCGGGAAGGTACACCACTCGCTGGCCGACGGCGTAGCGTCGGCGAATCTGTTGGCGCGCATGATGAACCTGGTCGAGATTACCACGGCTGACTGTGAGAACGATTGCACCACTGGAACTCTCGACCTGTTGCGCGCAACCGTGAGCGAGCAACTTCGACAACTCGCGGCACTACCCGGCTTGGTGAGGGACGCCGCGCGGGGTGCGGCCAGAGTACGCCGTCGTACCCGGGAGCGTGGTGACCATCCCGATCTCGCCACCACATTCGACGCTCCACCGACCTTCCTCAACAACCACGTGGTGTCGCCGCAACGCCGGTTCGCCAGTGCGGCGCTGCCGCTGGCCGACGTCAAGGCCACGGCCGCAGAGTTTGGTGTCACGATCAACGACCTGATCCTGTCGATGGCCGCCGGGGGGCTGCGCACGCTGTTGCTCGACTACGACGGGGTCGCCGACCGGCCGATCATCGCTTCGGTCCCTACCGCCACCGACAAATCGGATCGAGTTACCGGCAACGAGATCAGCGGGCTGTCCGTCTCGCTGCCGGTGCACGTCGCCGATCCGATCAAACGGCTGCGCCTGGTGGCGCTGGCCACCCGGTTCGCCAAGGAGGATCACGAGATCCTCGGCCCAACCCTGTACGGGCGAATGATGAGCTACCTGCCGGCGGCGATTGCGCCGGCGATGTTCCGGTGGCTGGCCAGGCGCGACGCGCCGAACAGGATCATGAACGTGGCGGTGTCCAGCGTGATGGGTCCGCGTCGGCGCGGCGACTTCGCCGGTGCCCCGGTCAGCGAGATCTACTCCACCGGCGTGCTCTCACCCGCGGCACCGGTCAACATCACCGTGTGGAGCTACGCCGACCAGGTCGGCATCGCGGTGCTGACCGACGACCAAACCTTCACTGACGCCCACGACGCAACCTCGGCACTCACCGCCGCATTCGACGAATTACGCAGTGCCACAGCACTTTATGCGAGCCTGACAGCCTGA